A window of the Egibacter rhizosphaerae genome harbors these coding sequences:
- a CDS encoding MFS transporter — MRELVAAGAGLIAVTYGLARFALGLFVPELQAAFDVTATVIGVVMGASFAGYLTALLAVGRLVGRLGARTVAVGGGLAAVAGTAGVAAAPVAVALGVAAFVGGASTGLASPALASAVEHRLAVAVRPAAQTVINAGTSLGLIAAVPVALTVAAAWRTAWWVFAGVALLATASVAVALRAPSRAPRPDRGAARSPATDPAASRHTGAGGAGRAGTGSTALDDPFVPVTAGTAHRHVLSPALVAAAALLGVASAAFWSFGREALETLGSLSPLVGRTAWMAAGVGGLAGAGAGSLSVRYGLRTALLIGWTPLAASLAWLGSGPSSPVPAYAAAGAFGAGYMVLTGLLIVWSVRDRPDRPATAVAAAFAILAIGQSAGAPLAGALTDQAGLAWAFAVATFAALGGALALPSRAKRRDSPSEPAPRLPAAREEGEGDDR; from the coding sequence ATGCGGGAGCTCGTGGCGGCGGGTGCCGGACTGATCGCGGTGACCTACGGGCTCGCACGGTTCGCCCTGGGACTCTTCGTACCGGAGCTGCAGGCCGCGTTCGACGTGACGGCGACCGTCATCGGCGTCGTGATGGGCGCCTCGTTCGCCGGCTATCTCACCGCGCTCCTGGCGGTCGGCCGGCTCGTCGGGCGCCTGGGTGCCCGCACGGTCGCCGTCGGGGGAGGTCTCGCGGCGGTCGCGGGTACCGCCGGCGTCGCGGCCGCGCCCGTCGCGGTCGCGCTCGGGGTGGCAGCGTTCGTCGGGGGCGCCTCGACCGGGTTGGCCTCACCCGCGTTGGCCAGCGCCGTCGAGCACCGGCTCGCCGTGGCCGTCCGGCCGGCCGCGCAGACGGTGATCAACGCCGGCACGTCCCTGGGGTTGATCGCGGCCGTCCCGGTCGCGCTCACCGTCGCCGCCGCCTGGCGCACCGCCTGGTGGGTCTTCGCCGGCGTCGCGCTGTTGGCTACCGCCTCCGTCGCGGTCGCGCTGCGGGCGCCGAGCCGTGCGCCGCGGCCGGATCGCGGGGCAGCGCGCTCCCCCGCCACCGACCCTGCGGCCTCCCGGCACACGGGTGCGGGCGGGGCCGGGCGCGCGGGCACCGGCTCGACAGCCCTTGACGACCCGTTCGTGCCCGTCACCGCCGGGACCGCTCACCGGCACGTGCTGAGCCCTGCCCTGGTCGCCGCGGCTGCGCTCCTGGGGGTGGCCAGCGCCGCCTTCTGGAGCTTCGGGCGCGAGGCGCTCGAGACGCTCGGCAGCCTGTCGCCGCTGGTCGGACGCACCGCGTGGATGGCGGCCGGCGTGGGCGGGCTGGCCGGTGCGGGGGCCGGCAGTCTGTCGGTGCGCTACGGACTACGAACCGCGCTGCTGATCGGCTGGACACCGCTGGCCGCCTCCCTCGCGTGGCTGGGGAGCGGCCCGTCCTCGCCCGTACCCGCCTACGCCGCCGCCGGCGCGTTCGGCGCCGGTTATATGGTGCTCACCGGGCTCCTCATCGTGTGGAGCGTCCGCGATCGTCCCGACCGCCCCGCCACCGCCGTGGCCGCGGCCTTCGCGATCCTCGCGATCGGTCAGAGTGCCGGCGCCCCGCTCGCCGGCGCGCTGACCGATCAGGCAGGGCTCGCGTGGGCCTTCGCCGTGGCAACGTTCGCCGCGCTCGGCGGTGCCCTCGCCCTGCCATCCCGAGCGAAGCGCCGGGACAGCCCGTCCGAACCCGCACCACGACTGCCCGCAGCCCGCGAGGAAGGAGAAGGAGATGACCGCTGA
- a CDS encoding enoyl-CoA hydratase-related protein has protein sequence MSTVRTIEHGDGVRELVLSAPERRNAMNLEMSTELRAAAAACREAGDRVVVVSGEGKAFCAGADLPELFGHPDRPVAQTHELLQDYYRAFLDLRDLPVPVIAAVQGAAVGAGLNLALSCDIRIAGHDATFGATFARIGLHPGGGCTLFLVRRLGASRALRTLLLGESLDAARAVEWGLADGPYEEPRDAALELAARCAQVPDDLRGHIVATTRLAEDTDDLDAVLAQETWAQAVSASSPQVQEWVDRFR, from the coding sequence GTGAGCACGGTTCGAACGATCGAGCACGGCGACGGTGTACGGGAGCTCGTCCTGTCCGCCCCCGAGCGGCGGAACGCCATGAACCTCGAGATGTCCACCGAACTGCGCGCGGCGGCCGCGGCCTGCCGGGAGGCGGGCGATCGGGTCGTGGTCGTCTCCGGCGAGGGGAAGGCCTTCTGCGCGGGGGCGGATCTGCCGGAACTGTTCGGCCATCCCGATCGGCCGGTGGCGCAGACCCACGAGCTGTTGCAGGACTACTACCGGGCCTTCCTGGACCTGCGTGACCTGCCGGTACCGGTGATCGCTGCGGTCCAGGGCGCCGCGGTCGGGGCGGGGCTCAACCTCGCCCTCTCGTGCGACATTCGGATCGCCGGGCACGACGCCACCTTCGGCGCGACGTTCGCGAGGATCGGCCTGCATCCCGGAGGAGGCTGCACCCTGTTCCTCGTGCGTCGTCTGGGGGCCTCGCGGGCGTTGCGCACGCTGCTGCTCGGCGAATCACTGGACGCGGCGCGTGCGGTCGAGTGGGGGCTGGCCGACGGGCCGTACGAGGAGCCGCGGGACGCTGCCCTCGAGCTCGCGGCCCGCTGCGCCCAGGTGCCCGACGACCTCCGCGGACACATCGTCGCCACCACGCGCCTCGCAGAGGACACGGACGATCTCGACGCGGTCCTCGCGCAGGAGACGTGGGCCCAGGCCGTGTCCGCCAGCAGCCCCCAGGTGCAGGAGTGGGTCGACCGCTTCCGCTAG
- a CDS encoding alpha/beta fold hydrolase — protein MTADWELTRSFDSEQGEVRWDVRGQGPPVVLVHGTPFSSFVWHEVARALAHRFTVYAYDLAGYGSSAQHDGQDVSLAAQGRVLAALLDHWGLDSPHVVGHDFGGAVALRALLVEQRPYARLALLDAVALAPWGTGFFQLASDHADTLNQLPDPVHEGLVRGYVGWPMQSRPAPGVVDRLAAPWLGERGKAALYRQITQNDQRWTEEVEQRLDEIAIPTLVLWGEEDQWLPAEQGRELAARIPDARFRAIPDADHLVQFDAPAIVAVELTAFLTDGAGPVAGIDG, from the coding sequence ATGACCGCTGACTGGGAGCTCACCCGGTCGTTCGACAGCGAGCAGGGGGAGGTTCGCTGGGACGTCCGGGGCCAGGGACCGCCCGTGGTGCTGGTGCACGGGACACCGTTCTCGTCGTTCGTGTGGCACGAGGTCGCACGGGCGCTGGCGCATCGGTTCACCGTGTACGCCTACGACCTCGCGGGCTACGGCAGCAGCGCACAGCACGACGGCCAGGACGTGTCCCTGGCCGCACAGGGGCGCGTACTCGCCGCGCTGCTCGACCATTGGGGGCTGGACTCCCCGCACGTGGTCGGTCACGACTTTGGGGGCGCCGTCGCGCTGCGGGCGCTGCTGGTCGAGCAGCGCCCCTACGCTCGCCTGGCCCTGCTCGACGCGGTGGCGCTCGCGCCTTGGGGCACGGGCTTCTTCCAACTCGCCAGCGACCACGCCGACACGCTCAACCAGCTGCCCGACCCGGTCCACGAGGGGCTGGTGCGCGGCTACGTCGGCTGGCCGATGCAGTCACGGCCGGCGCCCGGGGTGGTCGATCGGCTGGCGGCGCCGTGGCTGGGCGAGCGCGGCAAGGCCGCGTTGTACCGGCAGATCACGCAGAACGACCAGCGCTGGACCGAGGAGGTCGAGCAGCGGCTGGACGAGATCGCGATCCCGACCCTGGTGCTGTGGGGCGAGGAGGACCAGTGGCTCCCCGCCGAGCAGGGCCGGGAGTTGGCGGCACGCATCCCGGACGCACGATTCCGAGCGATCCCCGACGCCGACCATCTCGTCCAGTTCGACGCCCCGGCGATCGTGGCGGTCGAGCTCACCGCGTTCCTCACCGACGGAGCCGGGCCCGTCGCCGGGATCGACGGCTAG
- a CDS encoding TetR/AcrR family transcriptional regulator, giving the protein MPRPSRRDDLLRVAGQHFYRAGITATGVDTLVADAGVAKMTLYSNFGSKDELVVAYLEDRDARFFARLEAEIDGRDEPVARALAPVDLYVRYLDERGFRGCAFVNAAAELPDEHPGRAVVARHKSRMLRRWVELIAEAGVDDAETVARECAFVLEGAFALAGLGLVTDGLASARELVRRRLAGD; this is encoded by the coding sequence ATGCCGCGACCCAGTCGCCGGGACGATCTGCTGCGCGTCGCCGGGCAGCACTTCTACCGGGCGGGCATCACCGCGACCGGCGTCGACACGCTCGTGGCCGACGCCGGCGTCGCGAAGATGACGCTCTACAGCAACTTCGGCTCCAAGGACGAGTTGGTCGTCGCCTACCTCGAGGACCGGGACGCGCGCTTCTTCGCGCGGCTCGAGGCCGAGATCGACGGGCGCGACGAGCCCGTCGCCCGGGCGCTGGCACCGGTGGACCTCTACGTGCGCTACCTGGACGAGCGGGGCTTCCGCGGATGCGCGTTCGTCAACGCCGCAGCCGAGCTGCCCGACGAGCATCCCGGCCGCGCGGTGGTGGCACGCCACAAGAGCCGGATGCTGCGCCGCTGGGTCGAGTTGATCGCCGAGGCGGGCGTGGACGACGCCGAGACGGTCGCGAGAGAGTGCGCGTTCGTGCTCGAGGGCGCGTTCGCCCTCGCGGGTCTCGGACTCGTGACCGACGGCCTGGCGAGCGCGCGGGAGCTCGTCCGGCGACGGCTGGCAGGTGACTGA